A window of the Scandinavium goeteborgense genome harbors these coding sequences:
- the lolD gene encoding lipoprotein-releasing ABC transporter ATP-binding protein LolD produces MNKILLQCDDLCKRYQEGTVQTDVLHNVSFSIGEGEMMAIVGSSGSGKSTLLHLLGGLDTPTSGDVIFSGQPLSKMTVAAKAELRNRELGFIYQFHHLLPDFTAEENVAMPLLIGKKKPAEIQERARAMLAAVGLDHRRSHRPSELSGGERQRVAIARALVNNPRLVMADEPTGNLDARNADSIFQLLGDLNQKQGTAFLVVTHDLQLAKRMSRQLEMRDGHLNDQLTLMGAQ; encoded by the coding sequence ATGAATAAGATCCTGTTGCAATGCGACGACCTGTGCAAACGCTATCAGGAAGGCACTGTGCAGACCGACGTGCTGCATAACGTCAGTTTCAGCATAGGGGAAGGCGAGATGATGGCGATTGTCGGCAGCTCCGGCTCTGGCAAAAGTACGCTGCTGCACCTGCTCGGCGGGCTGGATACGCCGACATCCGGCGACGTGATTTTCAGCGGTCAGCCGCTGTCGAAAATGACGGTGGCGGCGAAAGCTGAACTGCGTAACCGCGAGCTCGGCTTTATTTATCAGTTCCACCATTTGCTGCCGGATTTCACAGCCGAAGAAAACGTGGCGATGCCGCTGCTGATTGGCAAAAAGAAACCCGCTGAAATTCAGGAACGCGCTCGCGCAATGCTGGCCGCGGTGGGCCTCGACCATCGTCGCAGTCACCGCCCGTCTGAACTCTCCGGCGGCGAGCGTCAACGTGTGGCCATTGCCCGTGCGCTGGTCAACAACCCGCGTCTGGTCATGGCGGATGAACCGACCGGTAACCTCGATGCCCGTAACGCCGACAGCATTTTCCAGCTGCTTGGCGACCTCAACCAAAAGCAGGGCACCGCGTTCCTGGTGGTGACTCACGATCTGCAGCTGGCAAAACGCATGAGCCGCCAGCTGGAGATGCGCGACGGCCACCTGAACGATCAACTGACCCTGATGGGGGCGCAGTAA
- the lolC gene encoding lipoprotein-releasing ABC transporter permease subunit LolC, whose translation MYQPVALFIGLRYMRGRAADRFGRFVSWLSTIGITLGVMALVTVLSVMNGFERELQNNILGLMPQAVLSADQGSVNPQKIPESEARLKGVTRVAPLTTGDVVIQSPRSVAVGVMLGIDPNQNDPLTPFLVNVKQTALQTGQYNVILGEQLAGQLGVKRGEQIRIMVPSASQFTPMGRVPSQRLFNVIGTFAANSEVDGYQMLVNIQDASRLMRYPLGNITGWRLWLDKPLEVDTLSTQKLPEGTKWQDWRERKGELFQAVRMEKNMMGLLLSLIVAVAAFNIITSLGLMVMEKQGEVAILQTQGLTPRQIMAVFMVQGASAGVIGALLGALLGLLLASQLNNLMPIIGAFVDGGALPVAIEPLQVVVIALVAMLLALLSTLYPSWRAAATQPAEALRYE comes from the coding sequence ATGTACCAACCTGTCGCACTATTTATCGGCCTGCGTTATATGCGTGGGCGCGCAGCGGACCGCTTCGGTCGCTTTGTCTCCTGGCTGTCGACCATCGGCATTACGCTTGGCGTAATGGCGCTGGTGACCGTGTTATCGGTCATGAACGGTTTTGAGCGCGAGCTGCAAAACAACATCCTCGGGCTGATGCCGCAGGCGGTTCTGAGCGCAGATCAGGGTTCAGTGAACCCGCAGAAAATTCCTGAAAGCGAAGCCAGGTTGAAGGGCGTCACCCGCGTTGCGCCGCTGACCACCGGTGATGTGGTTATCCAGAGCCCGCGCAGTGTGGCAGTGGGCGTGATGCTCGGTATCGATCCGAACCAAAACGATCCGCTGACGCCGTTCCTCGTTAACGTCAAACAAACCGCGCTACAAACCGGGCAGTACAACGTCATTCTTGGCGAACAGCTGGCCGGGCAACTGGGCGTGAAACGTGGCGAACAAATTCGCATCATGGTGCCATCCGCCAGCCAGTTCACGCCGATGGGCCGCGTACCGAGCCAGCGTTTGTTTAACGTGATTGGCACCTTTGCCGCTAACAGCGAAGTCGACGGTTACCAGATGCTGGTCAATATTCAGGACGCTTCACGTCTGATGCGTTACCCGCTCGGCAACATTACCGGCTGGCGTTTGTGGCTCGATAAACCGCTGGAAGTCGATACGCTGAGCACCCAGAAACTGCCTGAGGGTACCAAATGGCAGGACTGGCGCGAGCGCAAAGGCGAGCTGTTCCAGGCCGTGCGTATGGAAAAAAACATGATGGGCCTGCTGCTGAGCCTGATTGTTGCCGTTGCCGCGTTTAACATTATTACGTCTCTGGGCCTGATGGTGATGGAGAAGCAGGGCGAAGTCGCCATTTTGCAAACGCAAGGGCTGACCCCGCGCCAGATTATGGCGGTGTTTATGGTTCAGGGGGCCAGTGCCGGCGTGATTGGCGCGCTGCTCGGCGCACTGCTTGGTCTGCTGCTTGCCAGCCAGCTCAATAATTTGATGCCGATTATCGGCGCGTTCGTTGACGGCGGCGCACTGCCGGTAGCCATCGAACCGCTGCAGGTGGTCGTCATTGCGCTGGTGGCGATGCTGCTGGCGCTGCTTTCTACGCTTTATCCTTCATGGCGCGCTGCCGCCACCCAACCCGCTGAGGCTTTACGTTATGAATAA
- a CDS encoding acyltransferase family protein → MKEKTLWLNQIKGLCICLVVFYHSVITFYPHLSGFQHPWSATLAKCWVYFNLYLAPFRMPVFFFISGFLIQRYIDGVSWRDSLGKRVGNILWVLVLWGVLQWQALSHITHWLAPDRDVSSSANAAYADSLGEFVHGMLTASTSLWYLYALIAYFVLCKLTSRGKLLMIIGLGLLSIAINFLPTPWWGMNSVLRNVIYYALGAWYGTALMAWMMAFNVRQRWLPLGAFALLSVVLWFARTPLFLSLLSIFAIMKLFYAVGRRVPPSERSLLNVVGSNTIAIYTTHRILVEIFSLLLIGWFSAQARSPSVELAILLFYPFFSLLLCVATGMLARKLSQRLTGDIFFSPPSMASSRS, encoded by the coding sequence ATGAAAGAAAAAACACTATGGCTCAATCAAATCAAGGGGCTATGCATTTGCCTGGTGGTATTTTACCACTCGGTGATCACCTTCTATCCGCATCTCAGCGGCTTCCAGCATCCGTGGTCCGCCACGCTGGCGAAGTGCTGGGTGTACTTCAATCTCTATCTGGCCCCTTTCCGTATGCCGGTGTTCTTTTTTATCTCCGGATTTCTGATCCAACGCTATATCGACGGGGTTTCCTGGCGTGACAGCCTTGGCAAGCGAGTCGGTAATATCCTGTGGGTTTTAGTACTGTGGGGCGTTTTACAGTGGCAGGCGCTGAGTCATATCACGCATTGGCTGGCGCCGGATCGTGACGTCAGCTCCAGCGCTAACGCGGCGTATGCCGACAGCCTGGGCGAATTTGTGCATGGCATGCTCACCGCCAGCACCAGCCTGTGGTACCTGTACGCGCTCATCGCCTACTTCGTGCTGTGCAAGCTAACCTCGCGCGGAAAATTGTTGATGATTATCGGGCTGGGGCTGCTTAGCATTGCCATTAACTTCCTGCCAACGCCGTGGTGGGGCATGAACAGCGTGCTGCGTAACGTCATCTATTATGCGTTGGGCGCGTGGTACGGCACGGCATTAATGGCGTGGATGATGGCCTTCAACGTGCGTCAACGCTGGCTGCCCCTCGGCGCATTCGCCCTGCTCTCTGTTGTGCTGTGGTTCGCGCGCACGCCGCTGTTCCTGTCGCTGTTGTCGATTTTTGCCATCATGAAGCTGTTCTACGCCGTAGGCCGTCGTGTCCCGCCGTCAGAGCGTTCTCTGCTCAACGTGGTGGGTTCGAATACCATCGCGATTTACACCACGCACCGAATTTTAGTGGAGATTTTCAGCCTGCTGCTGATCGGCTGGTTCAGCGCCCAGGCACGCTCGCCGTCGGTTGAGCTCGCGATCCTGTTGTTTTATCCGTTCTTTAGCCTGCTGCTGTGCGTAGCGACCGGAATGCTGGCGCGCAAGCTATCCCAGCGCCTGACGGGCGATATCTTCTTTTCCCCTCCTTCGATGGCTTCCAGTCGGTCATGA
- the mfd gene encoding transcription-repair coupling factor, with translation MPEKQRYALPTKAGEQRLLGELTGAACATEVAQIIERHRGPVVLIAPDMQNALRLQDEIAQFTDELVMNLADWETLPYDSFSPHQEIISSRLSTLYQLPTMQRGVLIVPVNTLMQRVCPHSYLHGHALVMQKGQRLSRDALRAQLDSAGYRHVDQVMEHGEYATRGALLDLFPMGSDRPYRLDFFDDEIDSLRLFDADTQRTLEEVDAINLLPAHEFPTDKTAIELFRSQWRDKFEVKRDAEHIYQQVSKGTLPTGIEYWQPLFFSEPLPPLFSYFPANTLLVNTGDPEASAQRFEADTRARFENRGVDPMRPLLEPENLWLRTDELFSELKKWPRVQLKTDVLADKAANVNLGYQKLPDLAVQAQHKAPLDSLRRFLEGFDGPVIFSVESEGRREALGELLARIKISPKRIQRLDECDGNGRYLMIGSAEHGYIDTLRHRALICESDLLGERVARRRQDSRRTINPDTLIRNLAELHPGQPVVHLEHGVGRYAGMTTLEAGGITGEYLMLTYANDAKLYVPVSSLHLISRYAGGAEDNAPLHKLGGDVWARARQKAAEKVRDVAAELLDIYAQRAAKSGFAFKHDRDQYQLFCDTFPFETTPDQAQAINAVLSDMCQPLAMDRLVCGDVGFGKTEVAMRAAFLAVENNKQVAVLVPTTLLAQQHFDNFRDRFANWPVRIEMLSRFRSAKEQTQILEQASEGKIDILIGTHKLLQSDVKWRDLGLLIVDEEHRFGVRHKERIKAMRADVDILTLTATPIPRTLNMAMSGMRDLSIIATPPARRLAVKTFVREYDKLVVREAILREVLRGGQVYYLFNDVENIQKAADKLAELVPEARIAIGHGQMRERELERVMNDFHHQRFNVLVCTTIIETGIDIPTANTIIIERADHFGLAQLHQLRGRVGRSHHQAYAWLLTPHPKAMTTDAQKRLEAIASLEDLGAGFALATHDLEIRGAGELLGEDQSGSMETIGFSLYMELLENAVDALKEGREPSLEDLTNQQTEVELRMPSLLPEDFIPDVNTRLSFYKRIASAKGEQALDELKVELIDRFGLLPDAARNLLDIARLRQQAQKLGIRKLEGNEKGGVIEFNEKNHVNPAWLIGLLQKQPQHYRLDGPTRLKFFQELTERKNRMEWVRNFMQQLEENAVA, from the coding sequence ATGCCTGAAAAACAACGATACGCCCTACCGACCAAGGCGGGCGAGCAGCGTCTGCTCGGTGAGTTAACCGGCGCCGCTTGCGCAACAGAAGTTGCTCAGATTATCGAACGCCACCGTGGCCCGGTGGTGCTTATCGCCCCCGACATGCAAAACGCCTTGCGTTTGCAGGATGAAATTGCCCAGTTCACCGACGAACTGGTGATGAATCTTGCTGACTGGGAAACGCTGCCGTACGACAGTTTCTCGCCGCATCAGGAAATTATCTCCTCGCGCCTTTCGACGCTGTATCAGCTGCCCACCATGCAGCGCGGCGTGCTTATTGTGCCGGTAAATACGCTGATGCAGCGTGTGTGCCCGCACAGCTATCTGCACGGCCATGCGCTGGTGATGCAAAAAGGCCAGCGCCTTTCACGCGATGCGCTGCGTGCTCAGCTCGACAGCGCCGGTTACCGTCATGTTGATCAGGTCATGGAGCACGGCGAATACGCCACCCGTGGCGCGCTGCTGGATTTATTCCCGATGGGCAGTGACCGACCGTATCGTCTCGATTTCTTCGATGACGAAATTGACAGCCTGCGCCTGTTTGATGCCGATACCCAGCGCACGCTGGAAGAAGTCGACGCTATCAACCTTCTGCCCGCGCACGAATTCCCGACCGACAAAACCGCCATTGAACTGTTCCGCAGCCAGTGGCGCGATAAGTTTGAGGTCAAACGCGACGCGGAGCACATCTATCAACAGGTGAGCAAAGGCACGTTACCGACAGGCATCGAATACTGGCAGCCGCTGTTCTTCAGCGAGCCGCTGCCGCCGCTGTTCAGCTATTTCCCGGCCAATACGCTGCTGGTAAATACCGGCGACCCGGAAGCCAGCGCTCAGCGTTTTGAAGCCGACACCCGCGCGCGGTTTGAAAACCGTGGCGTTGACCCGATGCGTCCCCTGCTGGAACCCGAAAACCTGTGGTTGCGCACCGATGAGCTGTTCAGCGAGCTGAAAAAATGGCCGCGCGTTCAGCTCAAAACAGACGTGCTCGCCGATAAAGCCGCGAACGTAAATCTCGGCTATCAGAAGCTGCCGGATCTTGCGGTCCAGGCGCAGCATAAAGCGCCGCTGGACAGCCTGCGCCGCTTCCTCGAAGGCTTCGATGGCCCGGTTATTTTCTCAGTAGAAAGTGAAGGTCGTCGTGAGGCCCTGGGCGAACTGCTGGCGCGAATTAAAATCTCGCCAAAACGCATTCAGCGTCTGGATGAGTGCGACGGCAACGGCCGCTATCTGATGATTGGCTCCGCCGAACACGGCTATATCGACACGCTGCGTCACCGGGCGCTGATATGCGAGAGCGATTTGCTGGGCGAGCGCGTGGCGCGCCGTCGTCAGGATTCGCGCCGGACCATCAACCCGGACACCCTGATTCGTAACCTGGCCGAGCTGCATCCTGGTCAGCCGGTGGTGCATCTGGAGCATGGCGTTGGCCGCTACGCGGGCATGACCACGCTCGAAGCCGGGGGCATTACCGGTGAGTATCTGATGCTTACCTACGCCAACGACGCCAAACTGTACGTGCCGGTATCGTCGCTGCATTTGATCAGCCGTTACGCCGGAGGTGCGGAAGACAACGCCCCGCTGCATAAACTGGGCGGCGACGTCTGGGCGCGCGCCCGTCAGAAAGCCGCTGAAAAAGTCCGTGATGTGGCCGCTGAACTGCTGGATATCTATGCCCAGCGCGCAGCGAAATCGGGCTTTGCCTTTAAACACGACCGCGACCAGTATCAGCTTTTCTGCGATACCTTCCCGTTTGAAACCACGCCGGATCAGGCCCAGGCGATTAACGCCGTGCTGAGTGACATGTGCCAGCCGTTGGCGATGGACCGTCTGGTCTGCGGTGACGTAGGCTTCGGTAAAACCGAAGTCGCTATGCGCGCCGCGTTCCTGGCGGTAGAAAACAATAAGCAGGTGGCGGTACTGGTGCCCACCACCCTGCTGGCGCAACAGCATTTCGACAACTTCCGTGACCGCTTCGCCAACTGGCCTGTGCGCATCGAAATGCTCTCCCGCTTCCGCAGTGCCAAAGAGCAGACGCAAATTCTGGAACAGGCCAGCGAAGGGAAAATCGATATTCTGATCGGGACGCACAAATTGCTGCAAAGCGACGTGAAGTGGCGCGATCTCGGCTTGTTGATCGTCGATGAAGAGCACCGCTTCGGCGTGCGTCACAAAGAGCGTATCAAAGCGATGCGTGCCGACGTCGACATTCTGACCCTGACCGCCACGCCGATTCCGCGTACGCTGAACATGGCGATGAGCGGCATGCGCGATCTGTCGATTATTGCCACGCCGCCAGCGCGTCGTCTGGCGGTTAAAACCTTCGTGCGTGAATACGACAAGCTGGTGGTTCGCGAAGCTATTCTGCGTGAAGTACTGCGCGGCGGGCAGGTTTACTACCTCTTCAATGACGTGGAAAATATTCAGAAAGCGGCAGATAAGCTGGCCGAACTGGTGCCGGAAGCGCGAATTGCCATCGGCCACGGCCAGATGCGCGAACGCGAACTGGAACGCGTGATGAACGATTTCCACCACCAGCGTTTCAACGTGCTGGTGTGTACCACCATCATCGAAACCGGGATCGACATTCCAACCGCCAACACCATCATCATCGAACGTGCGGACCACTTTGGTCTGGCGCAGCTGCACCAGCTGCGTGGTCGCGTGGGCCGTTCGCACCATCAGGCCTATGCCTGGCTGCTGACCCCGCACCCGAAAGCGATGACCACCGATGCGCAAAAGCGCCTAGAAGCTATCGCCTCGCTGGAAGATTTAGGCGCAGGTTTTGCGCTGGCGACGCACGATCTGGAGATCCGCGGGGCGGGCGAACTGCTCGGCGAAGATCAGAGTGGATCGATGGAAACCATCGGCTTCTCGCTGTACATGGAGCTGCTGGAAAACGCGGTGGACGCACTGAAAGAAGGTCGCGAGCCGTCGCTGGAAGATTTGACCAACCAGCAAACGGAAGTCGAATTGCGGATGCCATCGCTGCTGCCAGAAGATTTCATTCCTGACGTCAATACGCGCCTGTCGTTCTACAAACGTATCGCTAGCGCCAAAGGCGAGCAGGCGCTGGATGAGCTGAAAGTCGAGCTTATCGACCGCTTCGGTCTGTTGCCGGATGCCGCGCGTAACCTGCTGGATATTGCCCGTTTGCGTCAGCAGGCGCAGAAGCTCGGCATTCGTAAGCTTGAAGGCAACGAAAAAGGCGGCGTGATTGAGTTCAACGAGAAAAATCACGTAAACCCAGCCTGGCTGATTGGCCTGTTGCAAAAACAGCCGCAGCATTATCGGCTTGATGGTCCGACGCGTTTGAAGTTCTTCCAGGAACTGACCGAGCGGAAAAACCGTATGGAATGGGTGCGTAACTTCATGCAGCAACTCGAAGAAAACGCCGTCGCATAA
- the ldtC gene encoding L,D-transpeptidase LdtC has product MMIQSRFLRALALLSVVATLAAALPARANTWPLPPSGSRLVGENRYHVVEDNGGSLEAIAKKYNVGFLALLQANPGVDPYVPRAGSVLTIPLQTLLPDAPRQGMVINLAELRLYYYPPGKNSVTIYPIGIGQLGGTTLTPEMVTTVSDKRANPTWTPTANIRARYKAMGISLPAVVPAGPENPMGHHAIRLSAYGGVYLLHGTNADFGIGMRVSSGCIRLRDGDIETLFKQVTPGTKVNIINTPIKASVEPGGVHLVEVHQPLSKHIDDDPKVLPISLNSTMTTFKDSPQTDAQVMEHAMEVRSGMPVNVTRHDEPAVQNL; this is encoded by the coding sequence ATGATGATTCAATCGCGTTTCCTGCGCGCACTGGCTCTGTTGTCAGTCGTTGCCACGCTCGCCGCGGCCCTTCCCGCGCGCGCTAACACCTGGCCTCTACCGCCGTCCGGCAGCCGCCTGGTGGGTGAAAACCGCTATCACGTTGTCGAAGATAACGGCGGTTCACTTGAGGCTATCGCCAAAAAATATAATGTCGGATTTTTGGCACTGCTTCAGGCTAACCCCGGCGTCGATCCGTATGTTCCGCGTGCGGGCAGCGTGTTGACAATCCCACTGCAAACCCTGCTCCCGGACGCGCCGCGTCAGGGCATGGTGATTAACCTCGCCGAACTGCGTCTCTACTACTACCCGCCGGGTAAAAACAGCGTCACCATTTACCCGATTGGCATTGGCCAGCTGGGCGGGACGACGCTCACGCCAGAAATGGTCACCACGGTGTCCGATAAACGCGCCAATCCAACCTGGACGCCGACGGCCAATATTCGCGCGCGTTATAAAGCGATGGGAATAAGTTTGCCTGCGGTGGTGCCTGCCGGGCCGGAAAACCCGATGGGCCACCATGCGATTCGGCTTTCAGCGTACGGCGGGGTGTATCTGCTGCACGGCACTAACGCCGACTTCGGCATTGGAATGCGCGTAAGCTCTGGCTGCATTCGACTGCGCGATGGCGATATCGAGACCCTGTTCAAACAGGTTACGCCAGGCACGAAAGTGAACATTATCAATACGCCGATAAAAGCGTCCGTGGAGCCCGGCGGCGTGCATCTGGTGGAAGTTCACCAGCCGCTGTCGAAGCACATTGATGACGATCCGAAAGTGCTGCCAATTAGCCTGAACAGCACGATGACGACATTCAAGGATTCGCCGCAGACCGATGCGCAGGTGATGGAGCATGCGATGGAGGTCCGATCCGGGATGCCAGTGAACGTCACCCGGCATGACGAGCCAGCGGTTCAGAATCTGTAA
- the bhsA gene encoding multiple stress resistance protein BhsA, which yields MKSITTLAVAAVLSSLSFASFAAVEVQSTPVDQQKVGVISADAGTNLGSLEDQLAQKADAMGAKSFRITSVTGPNTLHGTAVIYK from the coding sequence ATGAAAAGCATCACAACCTTGGCCGTAGCCGCTGTTCTGAGTTCTCTGTCATTCGCAAGCTTCGCTGCTGTAGAAGTGCAGTCCACCCCGGTAGATCAACAAAAAGTGGGTGTGATTTCTGCTGATGCGGGCACGAACCTGGGCTCTCTGGAAGACCAGCTGGCGCAGAAAGCCGACGCGATGGGTGCTAAATCATTCCGTATTACCTCAGTTACCGGTCCAAACACCCTCCACGGGACTGCGGTAATTTATAAATAA
- a CDS encoding TetR/AcrR family transcriptional regulator, with amino-acid sequence MTTEVVSCVKKSRGRPKVFDREVALDKAMTLFWQHGYEATSLADLVEATGAKAPTLYAEFVNKEGLFRAVLDRYISRFADKHEAQLFCEEKSVDAALRDYFSAVATCFTSKDTPAGCFMINTSATLAASSKEIAHTIKSRHAMQEKTLCEFLTQRQARGEIPADKCIGELAQFLNCILQGMSISAREGASLETLLQITDTTMRLWPQMLKSS; translated from the coding sequence ATGACAACTGAAGTCGTAAGTTGCGTAAAAAAAAGCCGTGGCCGACCAAAAGTGTTCGACAGGGAAGTGGCGCTTGATAAGGCCATGACACTCTTCTGGCAGCACGGCTATGAAGCCACTTCGCTCGCGGATCTCGTCGAAGCGACGGGGGCAAAAGCGCCCACGCTGTATGCTGAGTTCGTAAATAAAGAAGGCTTGTTCCGGGCCGTACTGGACAGGTATATCTCACGCTTTGCGGACAAACACGAAGCCCAGCTGTTCTGCGAAGAGAAATCCGTAGACGCTGCACTGCGCGATTATTTCAGCGCGGTGGCGACCTGCTTTACCAGCAAAGACACGCCTGCGGGCTGCTTTATGATAAACACTTCCGCGACCCTCGCGGCATCGTCAAAAGAGATCGCCCACACCATCAAGTCGCGCCATGCGATGCAGGAAAAAACGCTGTGTGAGTTTTTGACTCAACGTCAGGCTCGCGGAGAAATCCCGGCCGATAAGTGTATCGGCGAGCTGGCGCAGTTCCTGAACTGTATTTTGCAAGGGATGTCGATCAGCGCCCGCGAAGGCGCCAGCCTCGAGACGCTGTTGCAGATAACCGACACCACAATGCGCCTGTGGCCGCAGATGCTGAAAAGCAGCTGA
- a CDS encoding glycine zipper 2TM domain-containing protein: MNKSMLAGIGIGVAAALGVAAVASLNVFDRGPQYAQVISATPIKESVKTPRKECRNVAVTHRRPVQDENRIAGSVLGAVAGGVIGHQFGGGRGKDVATVAGALGGGYAGNQIQGSMQNNDTYTSTQQRCKTVYDKSDKMLGYDVTYKIGDQQGKIRMDKDPGSQIPLDNNGQLVLNNKA, translated from the coding sequence GTGAATAAATCTATGTTGGCGGGTATAGGGATTGGCGTAGCAGCTGCGCTGGGCGTGGCGGCAGTCGCTAGTCTAAACGTATTCGATCGTGGCCCGCAGTATGCGCAGGTCATTTCAGCAACCCCGATTAAAGAGAGCGTGAAAACGCCGCGCAAGGAGTGCCGTAACGTAGCGGTCACGCATCGACGCCCGGTTCAGGATGAGAACCGCATCGCGGGCTCAGTGCTGGGTGCGGTTGCTGGTGGGGTGATTGGTCATCAGTTCGGTGGCGGTCGCGGGAAAGATGTCGCTACCGTGGCGGGTGCGTTGGGTGGCGGTTACGCCGGGAACCAAATCCAGGGCTCAATGCAGAATAACGATACCTACACCTCGACGCAGCAGCGCTGCAAAACGGTATATGACAAGTCTGACAAAATGTTGGGTTACGATGTGACCTACAAAATTGGCGATCAGCAGGGGAAAATCCGTATGGATAAAGATCCAGGCTCTCAGATCCCACTTGATAACAATGGTCAGCTGGTTCTGAATAACAAAGCGTAA
- a CDS encoding NAD(P)/FAD-dependent oxidoreductase — MTTPLKKIVIVGGGAGGLELATQLGRKLGRGKKAKITLVDRNHSHLWKPLLHEVATGSLDEGVDALSYLAHARNHHFQFQLGSVVDINRETKTLTLAELRDEKGELLVPERKLPYDTLVMALGSTSNDFNTPGVKENCIFLDNPHQARRFHQEMLNLFLKHSSNLGANGKVNIAIVGGGATGVELSAELHNAVKQLHSYGYKGLTNESLNVTLVEAGERILPALPPRISSAAHSELTKMGVRVLTQTMVTSADAGGLHTKDGEYINADLMVWAAGIKAPDFMKDIGGLETNRINQLVVEPTLQTTRDPDIYAIGDCASCARPEGGFVPPRAQAAHQMASLALHNILAQTKDKPLKSYIYKDHGSLVSLSNYSTVGSLMGNLMRGSMMVEGRIARFVYISLYRMHQVALHGYFKTGLMMLVGSINRVIRPRMKLH; from the coding sequence TTGACTACGCCATTGAAAAAGATTGTGATTGTGGGTGGTGGTGCCGGCGGGTTGGAGTTGGCTACTCAACTGGGTAGAAAGCTTGGCCGTGGCAAAAAAGCGAAAATTACGCTGGTGGACAGAAACCACAGCCATCTGTGGAAACCGCTGCTGCACGAAGTAGCAACTGGTTCACTGGATGAAGGTGTAGATGCATTGAGCTATCTGGCGCACGCGCGCAACCATCATTTCCAGTTCCAGCTCGGTTCCGTAGTGGATATTAACCGCGAAACCAAAACGCTGACGTTGGCAGAGCTGCGCGACGAAAAGGGCGAGCTGCTGGTGCCTGAGCGCAAGCTGCCGTACGACACGCTGGTGATGGCGCTGGGGAGTACCTCCAACGATTTCAACACCCCGGGTGTGAAGGAAAACTGCATTTTCCTCGACAACCCGCATCAGGCGCGTCGTTTCCACCAGGAAATGCTGAACCTGTTCCTGAAGCACTCCAGCAACCTGGGCGCGAACGGTAAAGTTAATATCGCCATTGTGGGCGGCGGGGCGACCGGCGTTGAGCTGTCTGCAGAACTGCACAACGCGGTGAAACAGTTGCACAGCTACGGCTATAAAGGCCTGACTAATGAATCACTGAACGTCACGCTGGTGGAAGCGGGTGAACGTATTCTGCCCGCGCTGCCACCGCGTATTTCCAGCGCCGCGCACAGCGAGCTGACCAAAATGGGCGTGCGTGTTCTGACGCAAACTATGGTCACCAGCGCTGATGCTGGCGGTCTGCATACCAAAGACGGCGAATACATTAATGCCGATCTGATGGTGTGGGCGGCAGGTATCAAAGCACCCGATTTCATGAAAGATATCGGCGGGCTTGAAACCAACCGTATCAATCAGCTGGTGGTGGAGCCAACGCTGCAAACGACTCGCGATCCAGACATCTATGCCATCGGTGACTGCGCCTCCTGTGCGCGTCCAGAGGGCGGCTTTGTGCCTCCGCGTGCTCAGGCTGCGCATCAGATGGCAAGCCTGGCGCTGCACAACATTCTGGCGCAGACCAAAGACAAGCCGCTGAAGTCGTACATCTATAAAGATCACGGCTCGCTGGTATCACTGTCGAACTACTCCACGGTCGGTAGCCTGATGGGCAACCTGATGCGCGGCTCGATGATGGTAGAAGGGCGTATCGCGCGTTTCGTTTACATCTCGTTGTACCGTATGCATCAGGTTGCGCTGCACGGCTATTTCAAAACCGGGCTGATGATGCTGGTCGGCAGCATTAACCGGGTGATTCGCCCGCGTATGAAGCTGCACTAA
- the ycfP gene encoding alpha/beta hydrolase YcfP: MIIYLHGFDSNSPGNHEKVLQLQFIDPDVRLISYSTLHPKHDMQHLLKEVDKMLQLNADDRPLICGVGLGGYWAERIGFLCDMRQVIFNPNLFPYENMDGKIDRPEEYADIGTKCVSNFREKNRDRCLVILSRQDEALNSQRTAEELHHYYEIIWDEVQTHKFKNISPHLQRIKAFKTLG, from the coding sequence ATGATTATTTATTTGCACGGTTTCGACTCAAACAGTCCGGGAAATCACGAGAAGGTGCTGCAACTGCAGTTCATTGACCCGGATGTTCGCCTGATTAGCTATAGCACGCTTCACCCGAAGCATGACATGCAGCATCTGCTCAAAGAAGTGGACAAAATGTTGCAGCTCAACGCTGATGACCGCCCGCTGATTTGCGGCGTAGGACTTGGCGGTTACTGGGCCGAACGCATTGGTTTCCTGTGCGATATGCGCCAGGTTATCTTCAACCCGAACCTGTTCCCGTATGAGAACATGGACGGCAAGATTGACCGCCCGGAAGAGTACGCGGACATTGGCACGAAATGCGTCAGCAACTTCCGCGAGAAGAACCGCGATCGCTGCCTGGTGATCCTCTCTCGTCAGGATGAAGCGCTGAACAGCCAGCGAACCGCCGAAGAGTTGCATCATTACTATGAAATAATCTGGGACGAAGTGCAGACCCATAAATTCAAGAATATTTCTCCGCATCTGCAGCGTATCAAAGCGTTCAAAACCCTCGGCTAA